From the genome of Actinomycetota bacterium, one region includes:
- a CDS encoding CoA transferase: MREVLQGVKVIEVASWTFVPAAGAVLADWGADVLKIEHPVTGDPQRGLISSGLIPAGAGGINYIMEQPNRGKRSVALDLASDDGRELLYRLAETADVFLTNFLPDARERLLIDVEHIRARNPDIIYVRGTGQGVRGPDARKGGYDGASYWARGGLAMALTPPGLEWPISPRPAFGDVMGGMTIAGGIAAALFRRERTGEPSVVDVSLLGLALWNLGPDVVAAKLYETTHARSFDRAAAPNPIVGVYRTQDGRFIMLMMLESDRYWADFCRHIERPELIDDTRFKDAAARYENRRECIGLLDEVLASRPFAEWCSRFSTLEGVWAPMQTVREVHDDPQSVANGYLPSVASAEGVDFTLVASPVQFDETSPDLSHAPDHGQHTEEVLLELGLTWPEIAGYKESGAIL; the protein is encoded by the coding sequence ATGCGCGAGGTGCTGCAGGGGGTCAAGGTCATCGAGGTCGCGTCGTGGACGTTCGTGCCCGCGGCGGGCGCGGTGCTCGCGGATTGGGGCGCCGACGTCCTGAAGATCGAGCATCCGGTCACCGGTGATCCCCAGCGCGGCCTGATCAGCTCGGGTCTCATTCCAGCCGGTGCGGGCGGGATCAACTACATCATGGAGCAGCCGAACCGCGGCAAGCGGAGCGTCGCGCTCGACCTCGCGAGCGACGATGGCCGTGAGCTGCTCTATCGGTTGGCCGAGACCGCCGACGTCTTCCTCACCAACTTCCTCCCGGACGCGCGCGAGCGTCTGCTCATCGACGTCGAGCACATCCGCGCGCGCAACCCCGACATCATCTACGTCCGGGGCACCGGGCAGGGCGTGCGCGGCCCCGACGCGCGCAAGGGCGGTTACGACGGAGCCTCCTACTGGGCGCGCGGCGGCCTTGCCATGGCGCTCACGCCCCCCGGGCTCGAGTGGCCCATCAGCCCTCGCCCGGCGTTCGGCGACGTGATGGGTGGCATGACGATCGCAGGGGGGATCGCCGCCGCGCTGTTCCGGCGGGAGCGCACCGGTGAGCCGTCGGTCGTCGACGTGTCGCTTCTCGGGCTCGCGCTCTGGAACCTCGGGCCCGACGTGGTCGCGGCGAAGCTCTACGAGACCACCCACGCGCGCAGCTTCGACCGAGCCGCGGCACCCAATCCCATCGTGGGCGTCTACCGCACCCAGGACGGCCGGTTCATCATGCTGATGATGCTCGAGTCGGACCGCTACTGGGCCGACTTCTGCCGCCACATCGAGCGCCCGGAGCTCATCGATGACACCCGCTTCAAGGACGCGGCCGCCCGGTACGAGAACCGCCGCGAGTGCATCGGGCTGCTCGACGAGGTCCTCGCTTCCCGTCCCTTCGCGGAGTGGTGCTCGAGGTTCTCCACGCTCGAGGGGGTCTGGGCACCGATGCAGACGGTGCGCGAGGTGCACGACGACCCGCAGTCGGTTGCCAACGGGTACCTGCCGTCGGTGGCGTCCGCGGAAGGCGTCGACTTCACGCTGGTCGCCAGCCCCGTGCAGTTCGACGAGACGTCACCCGATCTCTCGCACGCACCGGACCACGGCCAGCACACCGAGGAGGTCCTGCTCGAGCTGGGCCTGACCTGGCCGGAGATCGCCGGCTACAAGGAGTCGGGCGCGATCCTCTAG
- a CDS encoding histidinol phosphatase → MSTDTDDLVAGAVDMHCHFGPDAHLERSVDCLEAAEQARALDMAAIVLKSHDYQTAALAYAVDRVTPGISVFGGIALDAPVGGLNPHAVDVMCRIGGKVVWMPTLSSENDHRKFGLPTPGLSILDGDLHRAQRVKPEVLEILALAKEFDVVVETGHISFAEILALLAAAADVGVDKVVVTHAMEPLAGPQLDIAQMCEAADRGAYIEHCAMTCSGYLAETPPAAVADAIREVGPARCILSTDYGQKKNVAPAPGLRQFLELLLAEGVSRGDIDVMAKENPGRLLSM, encoded by the coding sequence GTGAGCACGGACACCGACGACCTCGTTGCCGGCGCCGTCGACATGCACTGTCACTTCGGGCCCGACGCCCACCTGGAGCGCAGCGTCGACTGCCTCGAGGCCGCCGAGCAGGCACGCGCGCTCGACATGGCGGCCATCGTGCTGAAGAGCCACGACTACCAGACCGCGGCGCTCGCCTATGCAGTCGACAGGGTGACGCCCGGCATCAGCGTGTTCGGCGGCATCGCCCTGGATGCTCCCGTGGGCGGTCTCAACCCGCACGCGGTGGACGTCATGTGCCGCATCGGCGGCAAGGTGGTGTGGATGCCGACGCTCTCGTCCGAGAACGACCATCGCAAGTTCGGGCTGCCCACGCCGGGGCTTTCGATCCTCGACGGCGACCTTCACCGCGCCCAACGCGTGAAGCCCGAGGTGCTCGAGATCCTCGCGCTCGCGAAGGAGTTCGACGTCGTGGTCGAGACGGGCCACATCTCGTTCGCCGAGATCCTGGCCCTGCTCGCGGCCGCCGCCGACGTCGGCGTCGACAAGGTGGTCGTGACACATGCGATGGAGCCGCTCGCCGGGCCCCAGCTCGACATCGCGCAGATGTGCGAGGCCGCGGACCGGGGGGCGTACATCGAGCACTGCGCGATGACGTGCTCGGGCTACCTCGCCGAGACGCCGCCGGCTGCCGTGGCCGACGCCATCCGCGAGGTGGGCCCGGCGCGCTGCATTCTCTCGACCGACTACGGCCAGAAGAAGAACGTGGCGCCCGCGCCAGGTCTGCGACAGTTCCTGGAGCTGTTGCTCGCCGAGGGTGTGAGCCGGGGCGACATCGACGTGATGGCCAAGGAGAACCCGGGGCGGCTGCTCTCGATGTAG
- a CDS encoding GYD domain-containing protein has product MAKYLITASYSAEGMKGVISKGGSARRDAVAKAVADVGGQVESFHFAFGDDDAFVIVDLPDNVSAAAIGMAVGASGAATTKTVVLLTPEEIDRAAQTQVSYRAPGS; this is encoded by the coding sequence ATGGCCAAGTACCTCATCACCGCGTCGTACTCCGCCGAGGGGATGAAAGGCGTGATCAGCAAGGGGGGCTCCGCCCGCCGGGACGCGGTCGCCAAGGCCGTGGCCGACGTCGGTGGGCAGGTGGAGAGCTTTCACTTCGCGTTCGGCGACGACGATGCCTTCGTCATCGTCGATCTTCCGGACAACGTGTCGGCCGCGGCGATCGGCATGGCCGTCGGCGCGAGCGGGGCGGCGACCACGAAGACCGTGGTCCTTCTCACACCGGAGGAGATCGATCGGGCCGCGCAGACACAGGTTTCCTACCGAGCGCCGGGTTCGTAG
- a CDS encoding acyltransferase, giving the protein MRIGRGVSRAGVSSRLGYEPGLDGVRALSVLAVIAYHAGYGWGRGGFLGVDAFFVLSGFLITTLLLLEFRARGTIALGQFWARRARRLLPALLIVLVFVALFTATVMPAVERAKVRGDGLSALFYVANWRFIFSGQSYFDLFSGPSPLRHLWSLAIEEQFYLVWPLAVLACLRLGRSLRLLAGVTIGGAAVSAVAMAVLHRTEDPSRAYYGTDCRGHTLLVGALLAIILVVRPPGHGLVSHTLGALGFVSLAGVVWAWHDVAATSRSYYEGGSLLYAVAVAIVVAGAMQPGPLKAVLSFPVLVWLGRLSYGLYLWHWPVDVWLSAGRTGLAGTPLNALRLGMTLAAATVSYYLVEQPIRHGWLRHRITWKAAVVAVAATAVAMVTSTAGAAEPPSYVAAFGQPSPCGEPRPVELRAARAANARSSEPSLRGQEGTRLLLIGDSTACSLYPGLRAVGESSGIEVRQAAVVGCGVASGEIVSARHDYLPLGTKVCPGLVEKAVSRGLHELNPDVVVWMSVWEKSDLVVDGRTVAAGTPERDVEMLARMGAALHRLTRKGARVVLVTEAPHAPGRAFGQELKRSTTVDDAEFAGLNQLLRRFARGHADETVIVDLAAKLCPAGSRCPERVEGIRPRPDGAHFDPPSAVWAARWLLKEIGRARHTSA; this is encoded by the coding sequence GTGCGCATCGGGCGGGGAGTCTCGAGAGCGGGGGTGTCGTCGCGCCTCGGCTACGAACCTGGCCTCGACGGCGTGCGAGCACTGTCAGTGTTGGCCGTCATCGCCTACCACGCGGGGTATGGGTGGGGCCGTGGCGGGTTCCTCGGCGTCGACGCCTTCTTCGTCCTCTCGGGCTTCCTGATCACGACCCTGCTCCTGCTCGAGTTCCGCGCGCGTGGCACGATCGCCCTCGGGCAATTCTGGGCACGTCGGGCACGGCGCCTGCTTCCCGCCCTCCTGATCGTCCTCGTTTTCGTCGCCCTCTTCACCGCAACGGTGATGCCTGCCGTCGAGCGGGCGAAGGTTCGAGGAGACGGGCTGTCGGCCCTTTTCTACGTGGCCAACTGGCGCTTCATCTTCTCTGGCCAGTCCTACTTCGACCTGTTCTCCGGACCGTCGCCGCTGCGCCACCTGTGGTCCCTCGCGATCGAGGAACAGTTCTATCTGGTATGGCCGCTCGCAGTCCTCGCGTGCCTGCGCTTGGGACGCTCGCTCCGGCTCCTGGCCGGCGTGACCATCGGTGGCGCCGCCGTATCGGCCGTGGCCATGGCCGTGTTGCACCGGACGGAGGATCCATCCCGCGCCTACTACGGGACCGACTGCCGCGGCCACACCCTCTTGGTCGGCGCACTGCTCGCCATCATCCTCGTCGTCCGTCCGCCGGGGCACGGGCTCGTCAGTCACACATTGGGCGCGCTGGGCTTCGTCAGCCTGGCCGGCGTCGTCTGGGCCTGGCACGACGTGGCCGCCACCTCCCGCTCCTACTACGAGGGCGGCTCGCTCCTCTACGCCGTGGCCGTGGCCATCGTCGTGGCCGGCGCCATGCAGCCAGGGCCACTGAAGGCGGTGCTCTCGTTTCCCGTGCTCGTCTGGCTCGGCCGGCTGTCGTACGGGCTGTACCTCTGGCACTGGCCGGTGGACGTGTGGCTCTCCGCCGGACGTACAGGTCTCGCCGGAACGCCGCTCAACGCGCTGCGCCTCGGGATGACGCTCGCAGCCGCGACGGTCTCCTACTACCTGGTCGAACAACCGATCCGACACGGATGGCTGCGCCATCGCATCACCTGGAAGGCGGCCGTTGTGGCCGTGGCCGCCACAGCCGTCGCCATGGTCACATCGACGGCGGGTGCCGCCGAGCCACCGAGCTACGTCGCCGCCTTCGGCCAGCCCTCGCCCTGTGGGGAGCCTCGTCCGGTGGAGCTCCGCGCCGCCCGCGCCGCCAACGCCCGAAGCTCCGAGCCGAGCCTGCGGGGGCAAGAGGGGACGCGCCTGTTGCTCATCGGAGATTCGACCGCTTGCAGCCTCTACCCCGGGCTGCGGGCTGTCGGCGAATCGTCGGGGATCGAGGTCCGACAAGCGGCGGTTGTCGGGTGTGGCGTCGCCAGCGGCGAGATCGTGAGCGCCCGTCATGACTACCTGCCGTTGGGGACCAAGGTCTGCCCCGGCCTGGTCGAAAAGGCGGTCAGTCGAGGTTTGCACGAACTGAACCCCGACGTGGTCGTGTGGATGAGCGTATGGGAGAAGTCCGACCTTGTTGTCGACGGTCGGACGGTCGCGGCAGGCACGCCCGAGCGTGATGTCGAGATGCTGGCCCGCATGGGCGCCGCCCTCCACCGCCTCACCCGCAAGGGCGCGAGGGTCGTCCTGGTCACCGAGGCCCCGCACGCACCGGGTCGGGCCTTCGGCCAGGAGCTGAAGAGGAGCACAACGGTGGATGATGCGGAGTTCGCTGGCCTCAATCAGCTTCTCCGGCGCTTCGCCCGCGGCCATGCTGACGAGACGGTGATCGTCGACCTCGCCGCCAAGCTCTGCCCTGCGGGGTCGCGTTGCCCGGAGCGCGTCGAGGGGATCCGACCACGACCCGACGGCGCCCACTTCGATCCCCCCTCCGCGGTCTGGGCCGCTCGGTGGCTGCTGAAGGAGATCGGACGCGCCCGGCACACATCGGCCTGA
- a CDS encoding IS3 family transposase: protein MNNLGYSERVACRVVGLSRSTYYDIKHHRPTDREIRRLVLADAIVDIHARSRGTYGMLRVRAALEIEQGLIVNKKLVWKIMRQLGLKGLPGPRKGMKNLKNAPTCEDLIKRRFTASAPNELWLTDITEHPTSETKIYCCVVLDLFSRKVVGWAIDRRCDTALVNDALAKAHSSRPSTPGTVVHSDHGSQFTSWAFTENVRRLVLINSMGTVGDCYDNAPMESFWGSMQIELLNRQRWRTNLELAVAIADYIEHFYNPARRHSTLGYLTPNEFEDLHSANTPATSS, encoded by the coding sequence CTGAACAACCTGGGCTATTCCGAACGAGTCGCGTGCCGGGTCGTCGGGTTGAGCCGCTCGACGTACTACGACATCAAGCACCATCGGCCGACCGACCGCGAGATACGCCGTCTGGTGTTGGCCGATGCGATCGTCGACATCCATGCCCGCTCACGCGGCACCTACGGGATGCTGCGTGTCCGAGCTGCCTTGGAGATCGAGCAAGGGCTCATCGTCAACAAGAAGCTCGTGTGGAAGATCATGCGCCAGCTCGGCCTCAAGGGCCTGCCCGGACCGCGCAAGGGGATGAAGAACCTCAAGAACGCGCCGACATGCGAGGACCTAATCAAGCGCCGGTTCACCGCATCAGCACCGAATGAGCTATGGCTCACCGACATCACCGAGCATCCCACCAGCGAGACCAAGATCTACTGCTGCGTCGTGCTCGACCTCTTCTCCCGCAAGGTCGTCGGCTGGGCGATCGACCGGCGCTGCGACACGGCGCTGGTCAACGACGCCCTCGCCAAGGCGCACTCGTCGCGGCCATCGACGCCGGGCACGGTCGTCCACTCCGACCACGGCAGCCAGTTCACCTCCTGGGCCTTCACCGAGAATGTCCGCCGACTCGTGCTCATCAACTCCATGGGGACCGTCGGCGACTGCTACGACAACGCCCCCATGGAGTCGTTCTGGGGCTCCATGCAGATCGAGCTACTCAACCGGCAGCGTTGGCGCACCAACCTCGAGCTCGCGGTCGCGATCGCCGACTACATCGAGCACTTCTACAACCCAGCCCGCCGCCACAGCACGCTCGGCTACCTCACACCCAACGAATTCGAAGACCTACATTCAGCCAACACCCCGGCCACGTCGTCATAA
- a CDS encoding MFS transporter — MGLSSEVRRVVTARGLRGFADGFVSVLLVGYLGSLGFSPFQIGTIVTGTLLGSAALTIAVGLIGHRARVRTLLLGASVLMFATGVGFASVSAFLPMLVVAVIGTLNPSAGDVSVFLPTEQAYLAGHAGGPERPRLYAIYNLAGAMAGAFGALLSAGPAVLARTFDRSLESLQRGGFLLYATVACVIALVYRRLPRERADAAGALAGRPLGPSRRIVLQLAGLFSLDAAAGGLVVQSLLVLWLHLRFGLSAATTGSVFFAVGLLSALSQLLSARLSARFGLIRTMVFTHLPANLMLILAAFAPKAWLAVGLLLVRSLFSQMDVPARQAFVMGVVTPEERAAAASVTNVPRSLASATTPALAGLMLTHSNIGWPLVIAGVGKASYDLLLLALFRSVVPEDEELPRAGRR; from the coding sequence ATGGGGCTGAGCTCAGAGGTCCGGCGGGTCGTCACCGCTCGGGGGCTCCGCGGCTTCGCCGACGGCTTCGTGAGCGTGCTGCTCGTCGGCTATCTCGGCTCGCTCGGGTTCTCCCCTTTCCAGATCGGCACGATCGTCACCGGCACCCTGCTGGGCTCCGCGGCTCTCACCATCGCCGTGGGCCTGATCGGGCACCGCGCCCGAGTCCGGACCCTGCTGCTCGGGGCGAGCGTGCTGATGTTCGCCACGGGGGTCGGCTTCGCCTCGGTGAGCGCCTTCCTCCCCATGCTCGTGGTCGCGGTCATCGGGACGCTCAACCCGTCGGCGGGCGACGTCAGCGTGTTCCTGCCCACCGAGCAGGCCTACCTGGCCGGCCACGCGGGCGGGCCCGAGCGCCCTCGCCTCTACGCGATCTACAACCTCGCGGGCGCGATGGCAGGCGCGTTCGGTGCCCTTCTGTCGGCCGGCCCTGCAGTGCTCGCACGGACGTTCGACCGCTCGCTCGAGTCGCTCCAGCGCGGGGGCTTCCTGCTCTACGCCACCGTCGCGTGCGTCATCGCGCTCGTCTATCGGCGACTGCCCCGGGAGCGCGCCGACGCCGCGGGCGCCCTCGCGGGACGGCCGCTCGGCCCGTCGCGCCGCATCGTCCTGCAGCTCGCCGGCCTGTTCAGCCTCGACGCGGCCGCGGGCGGTCTCGTGGTGCAGTCGCTTCTCGTGCTGTGGCTCCACCTTCGCTTCGGCCTCTCGGCTGCGACGACCGGAAGCGTCTTCTTCGCCGTGGGCCTGCTGAGCGCGCTCTCACAGCTGCTGTCCGCCCGGCTGTCGGCGCGCTTCGGGTTGATCCGGACCATGGTGTTCACCCACCTGCCGGCCAACCTCATGTTGATCCTCGCCGCGTTCGCGCCGAAGGCCTGGCTCGCGGTCGGCCTGCTCCTCGTGCGCTCGCTCTTCTCGCAGATGGACGTGCCCGCACGACAAGCGTTCGTGATGGGCGTAGTCACCCCCGAAGAGCGCGCCGCCGCGGCGAGCGTGACGAACGTGCCGCGGAGCCTCGCGTCGGCGACCACCCCTGCGCTCGCCGGGCTCATGCTGACGCACAGCAACATCGGCTGGCCCCTCGTGATCGCAGGTGTGGGCAAGGCGAGCTACGACCTCCTGCTGCTCGCGTTGTTCCGTTCGGTCGTACCAGAGGACGAAGAGCTCCCGCGCGCGGGGAGGCGGTAA
- a CDS encoding response regulator transcription factor: protein MRAGPRCHTAGGLLDEEGVLMGPIRVVIVDDHAMVAESLKRLLEAEHDMQVVALAVNVAGAIEAARMCQPDVMVMDYGLPDGDGVSATTIIRHELPRMKVLLLTGNSSAEVVAAALDAGCVGYVEKTNAAASLTSAVRAVHAGEAVLPQAKLGGLLARGDVGGILTKRERDILTRVESGASNKAIAAELTVSLNTVRTHVQSILKKLGAHSKLQAVSMAREQGVLRRR from the coding sequence ATGCGGGCCGGCCCCAGGTGTCACACTGCAGGGGGGCTGCTCGATGAAGAAGGTGTTCTGATGGGCCCGATCCGGGTCGTGATCGTCGACGACCATGCGATGGTGGCTGAGAGCCTGAAGCGGCTTCTCGAGGCCGAGCACGACATGCAGGTCGTGGCGCTGGCCGTGAACGTCGCGGGCGCGATAGAGGCGGCGCGGATGTGTCAGCCCGACGTCATGGTCATGGACTACGGCCTGCCGGACGGAGACGGCGTTTCCGCCACGACCATCATTCGCCACGAGCTGCCCCGTATGAAGGTGCTCCTACTCACCGGTAATAGCAGTGCGGAGGTGGTCGCCGCGGCCCTCGATGCAGGTTGTGTCGGTTACGTCGAGAAGACGAACGCCGCCGCCTCGCTCACGTCGGCGGTGCGCGCGGTGCACGCGGGAGAGGCCGTGTTGCCGCAGGCCAAGCTCGGCGGTCTTCTCGCTCGCGGCGATGTGGGCGGGATCCTCACCAAGAGAGAACGCGACATCCTCACGCGCGTCGAGAGCGGTGCGTCGAACAAGGCCATCGCCGCGGAGCTCACGGTGAGCTTGAACACCGTCCGGACCCACGTGCAGTCGATCCTGAAGAAGCTCGGCGCGCACTCCAAGCTCCAGGCGGTGTCGATGGCCCGCGAGCAGGGCGTGCTCCGCCGTCGCTGA
- a CDS encoding sortase, with the protein MVVDDHDPDRAHQNTFFIEQPPCSVTPGAGPHDNRASREGMTRVSTPRDEARFVDRLIFDARSGARLTCVTTVTEARHMTQAPSAGPIHDLLDARIRRIAIVASSLLIAVLVLVSGAGRAVARPAAPIGQASRPTAALVRGQEATVEIPSIGISLPVVTGAQDVIDRGVAAHYNGAQWRHPTDPGRAGTYWLAAHNATHGSPFENLHAIAKGAEVRITRLDGRVFTYVVTGRDVVGTSTTLESVYGHDTTTPRILLQTCEGASERLLVHGVLTSVTPG; encoded by the coding sequence ATGGTCGTCGACGATCACGACCCGGATCGGGCCCATCAGAACACCTTCTTCATCGAGCAGCCCCCCTGCAGTGTGACACCTGGGGCCGGCCCGCATGACAACCGCGCCTCACGCGAAGGCATGACGCGCGTTTCCACGCCAAGGGATGAGGCGCGCTTCGTCGATCGTCTGATCTTCGACGCCCGTTCGGGGGCACGGCTCACCTGTGTCACGACCGTCACCGAGGCCCGTCACATGACACAAGCCCCCAGCGCCGGTCCGATCCACGACCTCCTCGACGCTCGCATCCGCCGAATCGCGATCGTCGCATCCTCACTGTTGATCGCCGTCCTGGTGCTCGTCAGCGGCGCAGGACGCGCCGTGGCCCGCCCCGCCGCCCCCATCGGACAGGCTTCGCGCCCGACGGCAGCGCTGGTGCGTGGTCAGGAAGCCACGGTGGAGATCCCGAGCATCGGGATCTCGTTGCCGGTCGTGACCGGCGCGCAGGACGTCATCGACCGCGGGGTGGCGGCCCACTACAACGGCGCGCAGTGGCGGCATCCGACCGACCCCGGCCGGGCCGGCACCTACTGGCTGGCCGCCCACAACGCCACGCACGGCTCGCCGTTCGAGAACCTCCACGCCATCGCGAAGGGCGCGGAGGTACGGATCACCCGGCTGGACGGCAGGGTCTTCACCTACGTGGTCACGGGACGCGACGTCGTCGGCACCTCGACGACGCTCGAGAGCGTCTACGGCCACGACACGACCACCCCCCGGATCCTCCTCCAGACGTGCGAGGGAGCATCCGAGCGCTTGCTGGTGCACGGGGTTCTCACGTCGGTGACACCCGGCTGA
- a CDS encoding PAS domain S-box protein, whose protein sequence is MAEPGEAEFRGLRAAEAQAWLASIVQSSHDAIVGKSLDGLITSWNPGAEQLYGYTAEEMIGRSLDVVIPSDSRAEEAAMLVRVMRAEGVEEYESRRVHKDGRLIDVSVTLSAVADPDDVVVGVASIVRDITDRHRADVKLRAMLDAAPDAVLGVGADGRIVLVNAQVERLFGYRRDELIGRPVEILVPAQKGDVHPGHWARYFAQPDPRPMRAGMQVAARRKNGTEFPAEISMSALETQEGLLVSAAVRDVSERIEAQAERERLKAQAERGRLERRLHQSQRLESLGQLAGGVAHDFNNLLAVILNYAAFIAEDLATPTNGDDGERREAVRRDVEQVQRAAERAARLTHQLLAFARREVVRPELLSLNDVIAEMEQLLRQTIGEHVELVTSLSPGLSGVMADPGQIEQVLVNLAVNARDAMPSGGRLEIETEDLWIDEDYAARRPGTEVGPYVRLRMSDTGTGMEPEVAAHAFEPFFSKKAKGEGTGLGLATVYGIVTQAGGDAELTSEPGTGTTFIAVFPVAHDSAPRAEEPADAPSAGRGETVLIVEDEEAIREVTRRILTRNGYTVLTAESGAEGLALAAEHAGDIHLLLTDVVMPQMLGKEVAERVVSLRPDIRVLFMSGYARPVLASKGTLDPGVTLLEKPFTEAGLLAKAREVLEEEPATAGRSG, encoded by the coding sequence ATGGCCGAACCAGGCGAGGCCGAGTTCCGAGGGCTTCGGGCCGCGGAAGCACAGGCGTGGCTCGCGTCGATCGTCCAGTCCTCACACGATGCGATCGTCGGCAAGAGCCTCGACGGCTTGATCACGAGTTGGAACCCGGGGGCCGAGCAGCTCTACGGCTACACGGCAGAGGAGATGATCGGCCGTTCGCTGGACGTGGTGATACCGTCGGACAGCAGGGCCGAGGAAGCCGCGATGTTGGTGCGGGTGATGCGGGCTGAGGGCGTCGAGGAGTACGAGTCCCGGCGCGTTCACAAGGATGGTCGCCTCATCGACGTCTCGGTCACGTTGTCGGCGGTCGCCGACCCCGACGACGTCGTCGTCGGTGTGGCATCGATCGTGCGAGACATCACCGACCGACACCGGGCCGACGTGAAGCTCCGCGCCATGCTCGACGCGGCACCCGACGCCGTGCTCGGCGTCGGTGCCGACGGGCGAATCGTCTTGGTGAACGCGCAAGTCGAGCGCCTCTTCGGGTATCGCCGCGACGAGCTCATCGGCCGGCCCGTGGAGATCCTCGTGCCCGCCCAGAAGGGCGACGTACATCCGGGTCATTGGGCGCGCTACTTCGCCCAACCCGACCCTCGCCCGATGAGGGCGGGGATGCAGGTCGCGGCGCGTCGTAAGAACGGCACGGAGTTCCCGGCAGAGATCAGCATGAGTGCGCTCGAGACGCAGGAGGGACTGTTGGTGTCCGCCGCCGTCCGCGACGTCTCGGAGCGCATCGAGGCGCAAGCCGAGCGCGAGCGGCTGAAGGCACAAGCGGAGCGTGGGCGCCTCGAGCGCCGGCTGCACCAGTCACAGCGGCTGGAGAGCCTCGGCCAGCTGGCGGGGGGAGTGGCGCACGACTTCAACAACCTCCTGGCGGTCATCCTCAACTACGCCGCCTTCATCGCCGAGGACCTCGCAACGCCGACGAACGGCGACGACGGCGAGCGTCGCGAAGCCGTGCGACGCGACGTCGAGCAGGTGCAACGGGCCGCGGAGCGCGCCGCCCGACTGACCCACCAGCTCCTCGCGTTCGCCCGTCGTGAGGTCGTGAGACCCGAGCTTCTCTCCCTGAACGACGTCATTGCCGAGATGGAACAGCTCCTACGGCAAACGATCGGTGAGCACGTCGAGCTCGTCACCTCGCTCAGCCCTGGCCTGTCGGGAGTCATGGCCGACCCCGGACAGATCGAGCAGGTGCTCGTCAACCTGGCGGTCAACGCGCGCGACGCCATGCCGTCGGGCGGCAGGCTGGAGATCGAGACCGAGGACCTCTGGATCGACGAGGACTACGCGGCGCGGCGCCCGGGCACAGAGGTCGGCCCGTACGTTCGCTTGCGAATGAGCGACACCGGCACGGGCATGGAACCAGAGGTCGCGGCGCACGCCTTCGAGCCCTTCTTCAGCAAGAAGGCGAAGGGCGAGGGAACCGGCCTCGGGCTCGCGACCGTGTACGGCATCGTCACCCAGGCCGGCGGCGACGCCGAGCTGACGTCCGAGCCGGGAACGGGTACCACGTTCATCGCCGTCTTCCCCGTCGCGCACGACAGTGCTCCTCGCGCGGAGGAACCTGCCGACGCGCCGTCCGCGGGCCGGGGAGAGACGGTTCTCATCGTCGAGGACGAAGAGGCCATTCGGGAGGTCACGCGGCGAATCCTCACGCGCAACGGCTATACGGTCCTGACCGCCGAGAGCGGCGCCGAGGGGCTCGCGCTCGCTGCGGAGCACGCCGGCGACATCCATCTGCTACTGACCGACGTCGTCATGCCTCAGATGTTGGGCAAGGAGGTGGCCGAGCGCGTGGTCTCGCTGCGGCCCGACATCCGGGTGCTCTTCATGTCGGGCTACGCGCGACCGGTGCTCGCCTCGAAAGGCACCCTCGACCCCGGCGTCACGCTGCTCGAGAAGCCGTTCACGGAGGCAGGTCTGCTGGCGAAGGCCCGCGAGGTCCTCGAGGAGGAGCCGGCTACCGCGGGCAGATCGGGCTGA